In Streptococcus parapneumoniae, the genomic stretch AATGAATTTTTAAATAAGAATGGACAATTGAGCCTGTTTTTACTATCTGCTAGCTTGACGATGGTCTTGAGCATGGGAAGTGGTTATATGGTATCGATTATGATGGCTGAAGATAAGGAAAAGCGCAATCTTAAATCACTCATCCTAAGTGGTGTGACAGCAACAGAATATACTTTCAGTATGCTCATTCTCCCTATGTTGATTATGTTGCTTGGAATGATTTCACTACCAATCTATCTTAAAGTGGATGTATCAGGTTACTTATTTGCCTATGTTATCTATTTGGTCCTAGCAACTATTAGTGTTATTTTTCTCAACCTTCTAATCGGTGCGGTGTCAGATACTCAATCTAAAGCGCAAGTTTATAGTATCTTTCCTATGTTTATCGTCTCTTTTTTACCCATGTTTGCTCTTCAAAATGATACGGTTCAGAAAGTATTGGATTACTCTTTTATTGGTCCAATTGTAAATCTTTTAAATAAAAAAGGTGGAGAAATATCTTTTTCTAACATCGGCATGTTACTTGCCTGGGTACTTGTGTTAGGAATAGCAAACCTCTTTGTATTGAAAAACAGTTATAAAGCAAGATAGGAGACTTTTATGAAATTACTTAAAAACCTCGGCTGGTTTATTCTAGCCATTCTATCCTTTTTATTCATCTATGGCTTCATTCAGGTGCTCGCAACTACGTCGCTTGCCTTAGGCGGTTCACCCTATGCTGTGACCTTGCTCTATGTGGCCTTGGCTGGAGTTTATGTGTACGGCATTTACAAATGGTACCAGAAAGGTTCTGTCCATATTGAGAAGAGCGACTTCAACCGATTTATTTGGCTTCCTGCCTTGGTTTGGTTCTTATCTCTGGTTGTCCAGTTTTTCTTGCCAAATGACCCTTCAGTAAATCAGCAAATAGCGATAGACTTGACCTTATCTCAACCACTTTTCTCATTCTTTGCGGTCGTTATTTTTGCTCCTTTGACGGAAGAACTTATCTTTAGAGGGATGTTAGCACGCTACCTCTTTCCTAAGCAGGACAATAGTAAACAAACTCTGATTTTTCTTCTGGTATCCAGTGTTTTGTTTGCTTTGATTCATTTCCCAGGTGATGTGCAACAATTTTTTGTCTATTTTAGCCTTGGTTTTAGTTTAGGCTTGGCTTATATTAGCAGAAAAGGTCTGGTCTACAGTATTTCTCTTCACGCTTTGAATAATTTAGTCGGCTTTTTGATGATTCTCATGCTATAATAGAGTCAGGAGGTCACATGAAACGAGTAATTTTATTAGCAGTGATTCAAGCAGTTGTTCTATTTTTCATTATCGGGGCACTAGCTTATGCCTTCAAAGGCGATTTCTTCTACAATTATCTAGCAGTTGTCTTTGCCCCTATTGCAGGTGTACTGCGTTTTGGGACGGCTTACATAACGGAAATTGTCTTGCCTCGAAAGGCAGCCGAAATTGCTGAAAAGCGTAAAGCAGGCAACAATTCAAAATAAAAGAGTCCGGTGAACTTCATCGGATTTTTTGTATGGGCGCTAATTTTTAAAGACTGGCAAACTTTTCTGCTGATTTTCATGAAGAGCCTGCGCTTTTATGGTAAAATAGTAACAGAATAAAAGAGGAGAGAAACAATGAAACGTAGTATGTATGCTGGTCGTGTTCGTGAGGAACACATCGGACAAGAAATAACCTTGAAAGGATGGGTTGGCCGTCGTCGTGACCTTGGTGGTTTGATCTTTATCGACCTTCGTGACCGTGAAGGAATCATGCAGTTGGTTATCAACCCTGAAAAAGTCTCTGCAGAGGTTATGGCAACAGCTGAAAGCCTTCGTAGCGAATTTGTTATCGAGGTGACTGGTCAAGTTGCTGCGCGTGAGCAAGCCAATGATAAGTTGCCAACTGGTGCAGTTGAGTTAAACGTGACGGCTTTGACAGTGCTTAATACAGCTAAGACAACACCATTTGAGATTAAGGATGGTATTGAGGCCAATGACGATACGCGTTTGCGTTACCGTTACCTTGACCTTCGTCGTCCAGAGATGCTGGAAAATCTTAAACTTCGTGCTAAGGTGACCCACTCTATCCGCAACTACTTGGATGAGTTGGAGTTTATCGACGTGGAGACACCATTCCTTTCTAAGTCAACGCCAGAAGGGGCGCGTGACTACTTGGTGCCATCTCGTGTTAATAAAGGGCATTTCTATGCTCTTCCTCAAAGTCCACAAATCACGAAACAACTCTTGATGAATGCTGGTTTTGACCGCTACTACCAAATCGTCAAATGTTTCCGTGATGAGGACTTGCGTGGTGACCGCCAGCCTGAGTTCACTCAGGTCGACTTGGAAACGTCTTTCCTTACTGAGCAAG encodes the following:
- a CDS encoding type II CAAX prenyl endopeptidase Rce1 family protein; the encoded protein is MKLLKNLGWFILAILSFLFIYGFIQVLATTSLALGGSPYAVTLLYVALAGVYVYGIYKWYQKGSVHIEKSDFNRFIWLPALVWFLSLVVQFFLPNDPSVNQQIAIDLTLSQPLFSFFAVVIFAPLTEELIFRGMLARYLFPKQDNSKQTLIFLLVSSVLFALIHFPGDVQQFFVYFSLGFSLGLAYISRKGLVYSISLHALNNLVGFLMILML
- a CDS encoding ABC transporter permease codes for the protein MFRKLNALLWLRVQVLISNSTLLATLLMPFGIAVLYNEFLNKNGQLSLFLLSASLTMVLSMGSGYMVSIMMAEDKEKRNLKSLILSGVTATEYTFSMLILPMLIMLLGMISLPIYLKVDVSGYLFAYVIYLVLATISVIFLNLLIGAVSDTQSKAQVYSIFPMFIVSFLPMFALQNDTVQKVLDYSFIGPIVNLLNKKGGEISFSNIGMLLAWVLVLGIANLFVLKNSYKAR